The following coding sequences lie in one Lysobacter capsici genomic window:
- a CDS encoding DNA/RNA non-specific endonuclease — protein MTDPISSRPAFERLPPLDPSTQAVTPQTLRDADSSQARATTDALTPPQLDTLREQVDALPLAERDIVAQDLAGKLDAPQLQKLEAAFGRDTIAGAVERSSGPQVRDAYAALPRDDDGDSLVDKLKQWLGLSPQAQDGTREISATVVNPDSGEVNDAVWTVDSQGRPIHAEGTLRTVFSKIERSDAETQAQGAAADRGVEGDQGGHVFGHRFVTDQGLKNLFPQNGNFNMGAYKTLENEWAAWVDKGMDVQISVDLTPRNVDRPDRVRISYEVIDPSDGSRVYDQRVSFDNRAGQHYDRVDGSQMDDMIAAG, from the coding sequence ATGACCGACCCGATCAGCTCGCGCCCCGCCTTCGAGCGCCTGCCGCCGTTGGACCCGTCGACCCAGGCGGTCACGCCGCAGACCTTACGCGACGCCGATTCCTCGCAAGCGCGCGCCACCACCGACGCGCTGACGCCGCCGCAACTCGACACCCTGCGCGAACAGGTCGATGCGCTGCCGCTGGCCGAGCGCGACATCGTGGCGCAGGACCTCGCCGGCAAACTCGACGCGCCGCAACTGCAAAAGCTCGAAGCCGCGTTCGGCCGCGACACGATCGCCGGCGCGGTCGAACGCAGCAGCGGGCCGCAGGTACGCGATGCCTATGCGGCGCTGCCGCGCGACGACGACGGCGACAGCTTGGTCGACAAGCTCAAGCAATGGCTCGGGCTGTCGCCGCAAGCGCAGGACGGCACCCGGGAAATCTCCGCGACCGTCGTCAACCCCGACAGCGGCGAGGTCAACGACGCGGTCTGGACGGTCGACTCGCAAGGCCGGCCGATCCATGCCGAAGGCACCTTGCGCACCGTGTTCAGCAAGATCGAACGCAGCGACGCGGAGACCCAAGCGCAAGGCGCCGCCGCCGATCGCGGCGTCGAAGGCGACCAGGGCGGCCACGTGTTCGGCCACCGCTTCGTCACCGACCAGGGCCTGAAGAACCTGTTCCCGCAGAACGGCAACTTCAACATGGGCGCCTACAAGACCCTCGAGAACGAATGGGCGGCCTGGGTCGACAAGGGCATGGACGTGCAGATCAGCGTCGATCTGACCCCGCGCAACGTCGATCGACCGGACCGGGTTCGCATTTCCTATGAGGTCATCGACCCGAGCGACGGCAGCAGGGTTTACGATCAACGCGTCAGCTTCGACAACCGCGCCGGCCAGCACTACGACCGGGTCGACGGTAGTCAGATGGACGACATGATCGCCGCCGGTTGA
- a CDS encoding YihY/virulence factor BrkB family protein gives MPVHPDPPTSPPTGHAPTRDAAARSAHPDLRAGAGEFAHETLERIHALQARLEQSWPGKFVQRFVDYDILALAAALSFYTLLSLAPLILMVLWLTTALYPSAQEEFFRQIGLLAGSQVESTARLIVANAENRPGTGSFAALLGTVALLVGASAVFGQLQAALNRVFRSDAKRLGGLAAWLRKRLLSFGMVISVGFLLVVSMAVQAALQLLIAYVPDLLPVFAAVASFVLYALVFAAMYRWLPDRPVSKGRSLVGGALTAGLFMLGRSAIGLYLGQASLGTAYGPAGGLVIMLVWMYYCAVVFLLGALITAMLDEHARVRRRLAEERKAAGLAAQPGAVAATPHDAAPPA, from the coding sequence ATGCCCGTACATCCCGATCCGCCGACTTCGCCCCCGACCGGCCACGCGCCCACGCGCGACGCCGCGGCGCGCTCCGCCCACCCGGACCTGCGCGCCGGCGCCGGCGAGTTCGCGCACGAGACCCTGGAACGCATCCACGCCCTGCAGGCCCGCCTGGAGCAGAGCTGGCCGGGCAAGTTCGTGCAGCGCTTCGTCGACTACGACATCCTCGCCCTGGCGGCGGCGCTGTCGTTCTACACCCTGCTGTCGCTGGCGCCGCTGATCCTGATGGTGCTGTGGCTGACCACCGCGCTGTACCCGTCGGCGCAGGAAGAATTCTTCCGCCAGATCGGGCTGCTCGCCGGCAGCCAGGTCGAAAGCACGGCGCGGCTGATCGTGGCCAATGCCGAGAACCGCCCGGGCACGGGCTCGTTCGCGGCCCTGTTGGGCACCGTCGCACTCCTGGTCGGCGCCTCGGCGGTGTTCGGCCAGTTGCAGGCCGCGCTCAACCGGGTGTTCCGCAGCGACGCCAAGCGCCTGGGCGGGCTGGCCGCGTGGCTGCGCAAGCGCCTGCTGTCGTTCGGCATGGTCATCAGCGTCGGCTTCCTGCTGGTGGTGTCGATGGCGGTACAGGCCGCGCTGCAGCTGCTGATCGCCTACGTGCCCGACCTGCTGCCGGTGTTCGCCGCGGTCGCCTCGTTCGTGCTGTACGCGCTGGTGTTCGCGGCGATGTACCGCTGGCTGCCCGATCGCCCGGTCAGCAAGGGCCGCTCGCTGGTCGGCGGCGCGCTGACCGCCGGCCTGTTCATGCTCGGCCGCAGCGCGATCGGCCTGTACCTGGGCCAGGCCAGCCTCGGCACCGCCTACGGGCCGGCCGGCGGCCTGGTGATCATGCTGGTGTGGATGTACTACTGCGCGGTGGTGTTCCTACTGGGCGCGCTGATCACCGCGATGCTCGACGAACACGCGCGGGTGCGCCGGCGCCTGGCCGAGGAGCGCAAGGCGGCGGGGCTGGCGGCGCAGCCGGGAGCCGTCGCTGCCACCCCGCACGACGCCGCGCCGCCGGCCTGA
- a CDS encoding S9 family peptidase, translating to MSLRHVLSVSALALAFAQLAHAQDVARQEQGNRVSENVPAIGPELLERLNRYQNTRGAGFAGWTHDGCVLIGTRFAETTQAHRVCQPLGMREQLTFYPEPVNRLTAAPAGLNGFVFGKDIGGNEFWQLHWFDLGSRQVSLLTDGKSRNESPLFSHDGKQLAYSSTLRNGKDTDVWVMDFATRKPRAVVTQGGSWDAADFSPDGKRLLVSKFVSASETYPGVVDLQTGKLEMFPVDGGKAAIGDFRFAKDGRAVYFVSDEPIDGKAQEFASLRRHDLSTHKLQVLSADIPWDVGGVSLSEDGKHLLFVSNEDGISKLHVLSLPDHMPVKLPELPIGVIGGVDFSPDGKRIAVSINTATSPSDVYVIDLGSRQLARWTRSEVGGLDSSKFVTPTLVRYPTFDQLDGKPRTIPAFYYKPANAPAGKKLPVVIQIHGGPEGQAQPTFNATAQFLANELGVAVLVPNVRGSSGYGRTYLGLDNAEKREDSVKDIGSLLDWIAKQPELDAKRVGVHGGSYGGYMVLASLMHYSDRIRAGVDIVGISDFTTFLNNTEAYRRDLRRAEYGDERVPEMKAVFDRISPLKNAGKIRSPLFVAQGKNDPRVPYTEAEQIVKAVRGNGQPVWFLMFNDEGHGFQKKANADYFSAATMEFWQQHLIGK from the coding sequence ATGTCGCTGCGCCATGTCCTATCCGTCAGCGCACTGGCGCTGGCGTTCGCCCAACTCGCCCACGCGCAGGATGTTGCACGCCAGGAACAAGGCAACCGGGTCAGCGAGAACGTACCGGCGATCGGCCCCGAACTGCTGGAGCGGCTCAACCGTTACCAGAACACCCGCGGCGCCGGTTTCGCCGGCTGGACCCATGATGGCTGCGTACTGATCGGCACCCGCTTCGCCGAAACCACCCAGGCCCATCGCGTCTGCCAGCCGCTGGGCATGCGCGAACAGCTGACCTTCTACCCCGAGCCGGTCAATCGCCTGACCGCGGCGCCCGCCGGCTTGAACGGTTTCGTGTTCGGCAAGGACATCGGCGGCAACGAGTTCTGGCAACTGCACTGGTTCGACCTGGGTTCGCGCCAGGTGAGCCTGTTGACCGACGGCAAGTCGCGCAACGAATCGCCGCTGTTCTCGCACGACGGCAAGCAGCTCGCCTACAGCAGCACCTTGCGCAACGGCAAGGACACCGACGTGTGGGTGATGGACTTCGCCACGCGCAAACCGCGCGCGGTGGTGACGCAGGGCGGCAGCTGGGACGCGGCGGATTTCTCGCCCGACGGTAAGCGGTTGCTGGTCAGCAAGTTCGTGTCGGCCAGCGAAACCTATCCGGGCGTGGTCGACCTGCAGACCGGCAAGCTGGAGATGTTCCCGGTCGACGGCGGCAAGGCGGCGATCGGCGATTTCCGCTTCGCCAAGGACGGCCGCGCGGTCTATTTCGTCTCCGACGAACCGATCGACGGCAAGGCGCAGGAGTTCGCCAGCCTGCGCCGGCATGACCTTTCCACTCACAAGCTGCAGGTGCTCAGCGCCGATATTCCCTGGGACGTGGGCGGGGTGTCGCTGTCGGAAGACGGCAAGCATCTGTTGTTCGTCAGCAACGAGGATGGCATCAGCAAACTGCACGTGCTGTCGCTGCCCGACCACATGCCGGTGAAACTGCCGGAGCTGCCGATCGGCGTGATCGGCGGCGTCGACTTCTCGCCCGACGGCAAGCGCATCGCGGTGTCGATCAACACCGCGACCTCGCCCAGCGACGTGTACGTGATCGACCTGGGCAGCCGCCAGCTCGCGCGCTGGACCCGCAGCGAAGTCGGCGGCCTGGACTCGAGCAAGTTCGTCACCCCGACCCTGGTGCGTTACCCGACCTTCGATCAGCTCGACGGCAAGCCGCGCACGATTCCGGCGTTCTACTACAAACCCGCGAACGCGCCGGCCGGCAAGAAGCTGCCGGTGGTGATCCAGATCCACGGCGGCCCGGAAGGCCAGGCGCAGCCGACCTTCAACGCGACCGCGCAGTTCCTCGCCAACGAACTCGGCGTGGCGGTGCTGGTGCCCAACGTGCGCGGCTCATCGGGCTACGGCCGCACCTACCTGGGCCTGGACAACGCCGAGAAACGCGAGGATTCGGTCAAGGACATCGGCAGCCTGCTCGACTGGATCGCCAAACAGCCCGAACTCGACGCCAAGCGTGTGGGCGTGCATGGCGGCAGTTACGGCGGTTACATGGTGCTGGCCTCGCTGATGCATTACAGCGACCGCATCCGCGCCGGCGTCGACATCGTCGGCATTTCGGATTTCACCACCTTCCTCAACAACACCGAGGCCTACCGCCGCGACCTGCGCCGCGCCGAATACGGCGACGAGCGCGTGCCGGAAATGAAGGCGGTGTTCGATCGGATCTCGCCGTTGAAGAACGCCGGCAAGATCCGTTCGCCGTTGTTCGTCGCGCAAGGCAAGAACGATCCGCGGGTGCCGTACACCGAGGCCGAGCAGATCGTCAAAGCGGTGCGCGGCAATGGGCAGCCGGTGTGGTTCTTGATGTTCAACGACGAGGGGCATGGGTTTCAGAAGAAGGCCAATGCCGATTACTTCAGTGCGGCGACCATGGAGTTCTGGCAGCAGCATTTGATCGGGAAGTGA
- the folB gene encoding dihydroneopterin aldolase has protein sequence MDHVFIEGLEIEAVIGIYDWERGIRQPLVFDLEMAFDNRVPAASDAIGDTLDYAAVCARITEFVAQSQFGLVETLAERVAAIVLDEFKVARVRLKLSKPGAIRNARGVGVSIERSRGG, from the coding sequence ATGGACCACGTTTTCATCGAAGGCCTGGAAATCGAAGCCGTGATCGGCATCTACGACTGGGAGCGCGGTATTCGCCAGCCGCTGGTGTTCGATCTGGAGATGGCGTTCGACAACCGCGTGCCCGCGGCCAGCGATGCGATCGGCGATACGCTCGACTATGCGGCGGTGTGCGCGCGCATCACCGAGTTCGTCGCGCAGTCGCAGTTCGGTCTGGTCGAGACCTTGGCCGAGCGCGTGGCCGCGATCGTGCTCGACGAGTTCAAGGTCGCGCGGGTCCGGCTCAAGTTGAGCAAGCCCGGCGCGATCCGCAATGCGCGCGGGGTCGGGGTGTCGATCGAGCGCAGCCGCGGCGGTTGA
- a CDS encoding dipeptidase, producing the protein MLDRRSFLIRGALAGAAAFAAGAAGPLRAAMSPPRWAPYDEAMVVDGCGFIGDADSGPGEALSKRLIDEARSSGLRVLQTTVGPVAQYEGAYEEAVRSIGLWENEIDLHPDVFARVRTGADLERARREKKLGVVYQFQDSAAIGEKLERVDDFHHLGLRTVQLTYNVRNLVGDGCMEAGNAGISRFGHGLIERLNERRILIDLAHSGRRTATEAIAASKAPVLISHTGCAALVERPRNKTDAELRAVADGGGVVGIYLMPFLRESGQPMAADLIRHIEHALKICGEDHVGIGTDNMLSPVDLSEKYKARHREDIRDRRRLGISAPGESETVYLYIPDLNTPRRFETLAGLLSARGHSDAVIGKILGGNFARVMGEVWG; encoded by the coding sequence ATGCTCGATCGAAGGTCGTTTTTGATCCGCGGCGCGCTCGCCGGCGCGGCCGCGTTCGCCGCCGGCGCGGCCGGTCCGTTGCGCGCGGCGATGTCGCCGCCGCGCTGGGCGCCGTACGACGAGGCGATGGTGGTCGACGGTTGCGGCTTCATCGGCGATGCCGATTCCGGCCCCGGCGAAGCGCTGTCGAAGCGATTGATCGACGAGGCACGCAGCAGCGGCCTGCGCGTGTTGCAGACCACGGTCGGCCCGGTCGCGCAGTACGAAGGCGCCTACGAAGAAGCGGTGCGCAGCATCGGCCTGTGGGAAAACGAAATCGATCTGCACCCGGACGTGTTCGCGCGGGTGCGCACCGGCGCCGACTTGGAGCGCGCGCGGCGCGAGAAGAAACTCGGCGTGGTCTATCAGTTCCAGGACAGCGCAGCGATCGGCGAGAAGCTCGAACGCGTCGACGATTTCCATCATCTCGGCCTGCGCACGGTGCAGCTGACCTACAACGTGCGCAACCTGGTCGGCGACGGTTGCATGGAAGCCGGCAACGCCGGCATCAGCCGCTTCGGCCACGGCCTGATCGAACGACTCAACGAGCGCCGCATCCTGATCGATCTGGCCCACAGTGGCCGGCGCACCGCGACCGAGGCGATCGCCGCGTCGAAGGCGCCGGTGTTGATCAGTCACACCGGCTGCGCGGCATTGGTCGAGCGCCCGCGCAACAAGACCGACGCCGAACTGCGCGCGGTCGCCGACGGCGGCGGCGTGGTCGGCATCTACCTGATGCCGTTCCTGCGAGAAAGCGGCCAGCCGATGGCCGCCGACCTGATCCGGCATATCGAGCACGCGTTGAAGATCTGCGGCGAAGACCACGTCGGCATCGGCACCGACAACATGCTCTCGCCGGTGGACCTGAGCGAGAAGTACAAGGCGCGTCATCGCGAAGACATCCGCGATCGTCGTCGCCTCGGGATTTCCGCGCCGGGCGAGAGCGAAACGGTGTATCTGTACATCCCCGACCTCAACACGCCGCGCCGTTTCGAGACCTTGGCCGGATTGTTGTCGGCGCGCGGGCATTCGGATGCGGTGATCGGCAAGATCCTTGGCGGGAATTTTGCGCGGGTGATGGGGGAGGTTTGGGGGTGA
- a CDS encoding glutathione S-transferase family protein: MKIHWIQAQAPRRVLALVKHLGIEAELIEHDLMAGTMKHPDYAALNPNMKAPTLVDGDVALWEASAIMAYLCIRAGSDMWPAHNPAEQVQVLRWLSWNDCHWATTIDAHYFEYIIKGHYGFGEPDLELLQSRQRDIAKYAGVLDGHLQGRDYVACDRLTIADFQLASMATYWRQCHLPLGDYPNIVRWLDGLMRIPAWAEPWPGRPGL, encoded by the coding sequence ATGAAGATCCACTGGATTCAAGCCCAGGCCCCGCGCCGGGTGCTCGCCCTGGTCAAGCACCTGGGCATCGAGGCCGAGCTGATCGAGCACGACCTCATGGCCGGCACGATGAAACACCCCGACTACGCCGCGCTCAACCCCAACATGAAAGCGCCGACCCTGGTCGACGGCGACGTGGCGCTGTGGGAGGCCTCGGCGATCATGGCCTACCTGTGCATCCGCGCCGGTTCGGACATGTGGCCGGCGCACAACCCGGCCGAACAGGTGCAGGTGCTGCGCTGGCTGTCGTGGAACGATTGCCACTGGGCCACGACGATCGATGCGCACTACTTCGAATACATCATCAAAGGCCACTACGGTTTCGGCGAACCCGACCTGGAGCTGCTGCAGTCGCGCCAGCGCGACATCGCCAAGTACGCCGGCGTGCTCGACGGCCACCTGCAAGGCCGCGATTACGTCGCCTGCGACCGGCTGACCATCGCCGACTTCCAGCTCGCCTCGATGGCGACCTACTGGCGCCAGTGCCATCTGCCGCTGGGCGACTACCCGAACATCGTGCGCTGGCTGGACGGGCTGATGCGGATTCCGGCCTGGGCCGAGCCGTGGCCGGGGCGGCCGGGGTTGTAG
- the rpsU gene encoding 30S ribosomal protein S21: protein MPSVKVRENEPFEFALRRFKRTCEKAGVLAETRKREFYEKPTQERKRKAAAAVKRQARRASRDVTKRQRLY from the coding sequence ATGCCCAGCGTCAAAGTCCGCGAAAACGAGCCTTTCGAGTTTGCCCTGCGTCGCTTCAAGCGCACCTGCGAAAAGGCCGGCGTCCTCGCCGAAACCCGCAAGCGCGAGTTCTACGAGAAGCCGACCCAAGAGCGCAAGCGCAAGGCCGCCGCGGCGGTGAAGCGTCAGGCGCGCCGCGCCTCGCGCGACGTCACCAAGCGCCAGCGCTTGTACTGA
- the dnaG gene encoding DNA primase: MARIPDGFIDDLLARTDIVEVVGARVPLKRQGKEYSARCPFHDERSPSFWVSPTKQFYHCFGCGAHGTAISFLMNYDRLEFLDAVEELAKRVGVEVPRDTRSRNEDSDTQELFNALEAAQRFFLKQYASSGKAQGYLDSRGVSIDIRDRFGIGYAPDGFNALRDALGTDERRMKLLERGGMLSKNDTGRVYDKFRDRVMFPIHDRRGRVIAFGGRVLDKEDGPKYLNSPETPLFHKGRELYGLWQVRQTHNKIPRLIVVEGYMDVIALFQHGVDTAVATLGTATTPDHAELLFRNAADVYFCFDGDRAGRGAAWKAVESVLPRMKDGRQAFFLFLPDGEDPDSLVRTEGAEGFDRRLRDATPLSQFLFDSIATDVNLNTLEGKGRLAERAKPLLAQIPDGAFADLMKQRLTELTGVGGRQATPETHVPTQRAHSGGGRHAPTPRRSLVRSAIGVLLQKPSLAAGLTPPYRFSALRQPGIELLTEIVEVVQQRPEISTGALLEHFAEHPQSGALQKLASQSLPGNDDTLQREFFDAVGQLEKQMVEQRLAELQMQQGESGLSDEEKRELLALLQARLSRPRAPN; this comes from the coding sequence ATGGCCCGCATCCCCGACGGCTTCATCGACGACCTCCTCGCCCGCACCGACATCGTCGAGGTGGTCGGCGCGCGCGTGCCGCTCAAGCGTCAGGGCAAGGAATACTCGGCGCGCTGCCCGTTCCACGACGAGCGCTCGCCGTCGTTCTGGGTCTCGCCGACCAAGCAGTTCTATCACTGCTTCGGTTGCGGCGCGCACGGCACCGCGATCAGCTTCCTGATGAACTACGACCGGCTCGAGTTCCTCGATGCGGTCGAGGAACTGGCCAAGCGGGTCGGCGTGGAAGTCCCGCGCGACACCCGCTCGCGCAACGAGGATTCCGACACCCAGGAGCTGTTCAACGCGCTGGAGGCCGCGCAGCGTTTCTTCCTCAAGCAGTACGCGAGCAGCGGCAAGGCCCAGGGCTATCTCGACAGCCGCGGGGTCAGCATCGACATCCGCGACCGCTTCGGCATCGGCTACGCGCCCGACGGCTTCAACGCGCTGCGCGATGCGCTGGGCACCGACGAGCGCCGGATGAAACTGCTCGAACGCGGCGGCATGCTGTCGAAGAACGACACCGGCCGCGTTTACGACAAATTCCGCGACCGGGTGATGTTCCCGATCCACGACCGGCGCGGCCGCGTGATCGCCTTCGGCGGCCGGGTGCTCGACAAGGAAGACGGGCCGAAGTACCTCAACTCGCCGGAAACTCCGCTGTTCCACAAGGGCCGCGAGCTGTACGGCCTGTGGCAGGTGCGTCAGACCCACAACAAGATCCCGCGCCTGATCGTGGTCGAGGGCTACATGGACGTGATCGCGCTGTTCCAGCACGGGGTCGACACCGCGGTGGCCACGCTCGGCACCGCGACCACGCCCGACCACGCCGAACTGCTGTTCCGCAACGCCGCCGACGTGTACTTCTGTTTCGACGGCGATCGCGCCGGGCGCGGCGCGGCGTGGAAGGCGGTCGAATCGGTGCTGCCGCGGATGAAGGACGGACGTCAGGCGTTCTTCCTGTTCCTGCCCGACGGCGAAGACCCCGATTCGCTGGTGCGCACCGAAGGCGCCGAAGGCTTCGACCGGCGCTTGCGCGATGCGACGCCGCTGTCGCAGTTCCTATTCGACTCGATCGCCACCGACGTCAACCTCAATACGCTCGAAGGCAAGGGCCGTCTGGCCGAACGCGCCAAACCGCTGCTCGCGCAGATTCCCGACGGCGCGTTCGCCGATCTGATGAAGCAGCGGCTGACCGAACTGACCGGGGTCGGCGGACGCCAGGCGACGCCGGAAACCCACGTGCCGACCCAACGCGCGCATTCGGGCGGAGGCCGTCACGCGCCGACGCCGCGGCGTTCGCTGGTGCGCAGCGCGATCGGCGTGCTGTTGCAAAAGCCATCGCTGGCCGCCGGACTGACCCCGCCGTATCGCTTCTCCGCCTTGCGCCAGCCGGGCATCGAGCTGCTGACCGAGATCGTCGAAGTGGTGCAGCAGCGCCCGGAAATCAGCACCGGCGCCTTGCTCGAACACTTCGCCGAGCATCCGCAGTCCGGCGCCTTGCAGAAGCTTGCCAGCCAGAGCCTGCCGGGCAACGACGACACCTTGCAGCGCGAGTTCTTCGACGCGGTGGGGCAGTTGGAGAAGCAGATGGTCGAGCAGCGGCTTGCCGAGTTGCAGATGCAGCAGGGCGAGAGCGGGCTGAGCGATGAGGAGAAGAGGGAGTTGCTGGCGTTGTTGCAGGCGCGGTTGAGTCGGCCTCGTGCGCCGAATTGA
- a CDS encoding DUF6053 domain-containing protein yields the protein MGRASAGHAGLRKRSFACVGGASAPTLFAQVAVLWSKALSAWRSERTASGLKPLPQSSWPSWTPESSAAFFHAAYNPGRPGHGSAQAGIRISPSSQRTMFG from the coding sequence ATGGGGCGGGCTTCGGCTGGGCATGCGGGCTTGCGCAAGAGAAGCTTTGCTTGTGTGGGAGGGGCTTCGGCCCCGACGCTGTTCGCTCAGGTCGCCGTGCTTTGGTCGAAAGCCCTATCCGCGTGGCGATCTGAGCGAACAGCGTCGGGGCTGAAGCCCCTCCCACAATCGTCCTGGCCGTCTTGGACCCCTGAGTCCTCGGCGGCTTTCTTCCATGCCGCCTACAACCCCGGCCGCCCCGGCCACGGCTCGGCCCAGGCCGGAATCCGCATCAGCCCGTCCAGCCAGCGCACGATGTTCGGGTAG
- a CDS encoding SEC-C metal-binding domain-containing protein codes for MTPPPAFETDFEATHHDDRGIVDTALDAAPTREITRKRRKGFPSESRVKRGRRLVHGDKELVEKLGRNDPCPCGSTRRFKELLSRRRAV; via the coding sequence TTGACGCCGCCGCCTGCTTTCGAGACCGACTTCGAAGCGACACACCACGATGATCGCGGCATCGTCGACACCGCGCTCGACGCGGCGCCCACGCGTGAAATCACCCGCAAGCGCCGCAAAGGCTTCCCGTCCGAATCCCGGGTCAAACGCGGCCGGCGGCTGGTCCATGGCGACAAGGAACTGGTCGAGAAGCTGGGGCGCAACGATCCGTGCCCCTGCGGCTCCACGCGGAGGTTTAAGGAACTGTTGTCTCGGCGCCGGGCGGTATGA
- a CDS encoding GatB/YqeY domain-containing protein, whose protein sequence is MSLKQRLTEDMKAAMKSGDKHSLGVIRLMNAALKQKEVDERIELDDVAVIAILDKMVKQRRDSVSQFEAAAREDLAQVEREEIVVIERYLPAKMGEAEVLAVIEATIAEVGATGPADLGKLMGPLKAKLAGKADMGQASALAKKRLAG, encoded by the coding sequence ATGAGCCTCAAGCAACGCCTCACCGAAGACATGAAGGCCGCCATGAAGAGCGGCGACAAGCACTCTTTGGGCGTGATCCGCCTGATGAATGCCGCGCTCAAGCAGAAGGAAGTCGACGAACGCATCGAGCTCGACGACGTGGCGGTGATTGCGATCCTCGACAAGATGGTCAAGCAGCGCCGCGACTCGGTCAGCCAGTTTGAGGCGGCCGCGCGCGAAGACCTGGCCCAGGTCGAGCGCGAAGAGATCGTGGTGATCGAACGCTACCTGCCGGCCAAGATGGGCGAGGCCGAAGTGCTGGCGGTGATCGAGGCGACCATCGCCGAAGTCGGCGCGACCGGTCCGGCCGACCTGGGCAAGCTGATGGGCCCGCTCAAGGCCAAGCTGGCCGGCAAGGCCGACATGGGCCAGGCCTCGGCGCTGGCGAAGAAGCGTCTGGCCGGCTGA
- a CDS encoding DUF6159 family protein: MFEKISRSWQLAKASAAVLNSDRELLIFPIISAACVLVVLATFLIPALALDVFADGYGPGSLLFAFAFYFCQYFAIIFCNCALVSAAMIRLEGGDPTLADGFNAARSRLGAIAGYAAIAATVGMILKALKDRDNNFIVRLIGGALGAAWTMATFLVVPVLVAEDVGPVDAVKRSVAMFKRTWGESAAGMVGIGLATGLAMVAVGLLGFGLAYVLGLLSSALAVLLGAITVLVLLALAVYQSALGSVYSAALYRYAVDGEVPCGFEGLQLESPLAR, encoded by the coding sequence ATGTTCGAGAAAATTTCCCGCAGCTGGCAATTGGCCAAGGCCAGCGCGGCGGTGCTCAATTCGGATCGGGAGCTGTTGATCTTCCCGATCATCTCGGCGGCCTGCGTGCTGGTCGTGCTGGCGACGTTCCTGATCCCGGCGCTGGCGCTGGACGTGTTCGCCGACGGCTACGGGCCGGGCTCGCTGCTGTTCGCGTTCGCGTTCTACTTCTGCCAGTACTTCGCGATCATCTTCTGCAACTGCGCGCTGGTCAGCGCGGCGATGATCCGGCTGGAGGGCGGCGACCCGACCCTGGCCGACGGCTTCAACGCCGCGCGCTCGCGCCTGGGCGCGATCGCCGGGTACGCGGCGATCGCCGCGACCGTCGGCATGATCCTCAAGGCGCTCAAGGACCGCGACAACAACTTCATCGTGCGCCTGATCGGCGGCGCGCTCGGCGCGGCGTGGACCATGGCGACGTTCCTGGTGGTGCCGGTGCTGGTCGCCGAGGACGTGGGGCCGGTCGATGCGGTCAAGCGCAGCGTGGCGATGTTCAAGCGCACCTGGGGCGAAAGCGCGGCGGGCATGGTCGGGATCGGCCTGGCCACGGGTCTGGCGATGGTCGCGGTCGGCCTGCTCGGCTTCGGCCTGGCCTATGTGCTGGGCCTGCTGTCCTCGGCCCTGGCGGTGCTGCTCGGCGCGATCACCGTGCTCGTGCTGCTGGCGCTGGCGGTGTACCAGAGCGCGCTCGGCAGCGTGTACTCGGCGGCGTTGTATCGGTACGCGGTCGACGGCGAGGTGCCGTGCGGCTTTGAAGGGCTGCAGCTGGAAAGCCCGCTGGCTCGCTGA